The following coding sequences are from one Ooceraea biroi isolate clonal line C1 chromosome 5, Obir_v5.4, whole genome shotgun sequence window:
- the LOC105281215 gene encoding TBC1 domain family member 1 isoform X1 produces the protein MITVPISASSPYVKVTSYSDTSEIAKKSTVQQFLKDMKEHSAAQRMERDKDLPQRSQSSAASLTSIGADISPSSSQFFEVFYVGKIKVSHPKVSESFIDDALIKFRVHGLEKTRSSTSNLLSDCQRLKRQALSSTNRRNSTTVLSGSLPLRLQESTASESGSIENVSGNSIIPSVNPLGVPPVLSGSVETFPKPTANTAESDDHDGNRTSESSVNSNITVSEVMRNRAASTGSVLGGRRDSAAKGNEDHNRTMLFQVGRYDLRLISPDRKQVLLHKQLKDIASCVQGIKNPEHFGFICKEPELFIGYVFKCQSGSVADDLVAAISQAFVATCDVTRKERYPVFSCEHCPMYWYNKLCQEIEGQNDRKVQSIIFSRMELLPEDEQEIVVSKYKGAEAAGNTGASSSSLREQNQFLMRLLRAHCESKQARHVHDTAENRSEFLNQYLSVGVGSTIFMKAKRSLTNSFDNLMKRKGSRDDFSLGPQLRDSNHVNTGIQKNGSQSPDNSRQSSILDISPESSRPRSLRVSPEQQIVNNGPKSSMMDIFLKVGNSPKMSPTETDGNNMMQANSSWRQTILNRVVTPNKDHTKEIEKVGVMKNLETPVKRERRTKQELRDLWKKAINQQLILIRMEKENAKLRERQEEATVKRIKLEYDELSSCKRELVEVWDLLVSKESRVSTKCDNQMLLHAIKQGVPKGKRGEVWQFLAEQFCLKQPPIDTQDFPNYNTPYELLLKQLTSQQHAILIDLGRTFPSHPYFSSPLGPGQLALFNLLKAYSLLDHEVGYCQGLSFVAGVLLLHMAEDQAFFLLRHLMFRRGLRKLYLPDMAALQLHLYQLSRLLHDRLPAIYNHFDKHEVSPTLYAAPWLLTLFASQFPLGFVTRVFDLLFLESSEVLFRVSVALLEEHQDQLLCCDSFEEIMEYLKTRVPAVDKQSLDRVMKRVFYPDLEITKQLNEYRVEYQVLQEEMISVKPQMENLEKFKLMNKQLTQEVAQLSEQLEITLSNLHRLETARSMQQANIHKLESQNRSLEVTVTTLGGFIQQLVDTCANIEVPGEVRRILAQLSMVEKRRSAGIKSYPLKVIEDNKYGMVKSNSTGRESQTLLRNNSMTDTPYPLKSTLSQPNLATKLEKVSSFFSNSHSHIQKQRAQLAALRNEYSQAVRGNNDENDPKTVNIDIQITDTMNLANNPTPQDENNLKVPAINLEKSISLPLKLKLKSSKSAYELGSVKKIPTTKLEVTSNDTLTNLTGTVHPLDTCSDVNFRYGGTTKLKSIKPVRLSSSSCQEESGNNKQKSDQNSDSLNR, from the exons TCCCTACGTGAAAGTCACATCTTACAGCGATACTAGCGAAATCGCCAAAAAATCCACG GTTCAGCAGTTTTTAAAAGACATGAAGGAACATTCGGCAGCCCAACGCATGGAGAGAGATAAGGACTTGCCACAGCGATCGCAAAGCAGCGCGGCTAGCTTGACATCTATAGGTGCCGACATATCTCCCAGTTCTTCCCAATTTTTTGAG GTATTTTACGTTGGCAAAATTAAAGTATCACATCCGAAAGTATCAGAATCGTTTATTGATGACGCCTTGATAAAATTTCGCGTTCATGGACTCGAGAAAACGAGATCTTCGACGAgtaatctgctgtcagattgTCAACGGTTGAAACGCCAAGCTTTGTCATCCACCAACAGAAGGAATAGTACG ACTGTTCTAAGTGGAAGTTTACCGTTACGTCTACAGGAATCTACTGCTAGTGAATCAGGCAGTATCGAAAACGTGTCAGGAAATAGTATAATTCCAAGCGTGAATCCACTTGGAGTACCGCCAGTTCTAAGCGGCTCTGTGGAAACTTTTCCAAAACCAACCGCCAATACCGCGGAAAGTGATGATCATGATGGAAACCGAACATCTGAATCTTCCGTTAATTCTAATATCACCGTATCTGAAGTCATGCGAAATCGCGCCGCGTCTACCGGCAGTGTTTTAGGCGGCAGAAGGGATTCTGCTGCTAAAGGAAATGAGGATCATAATCGTACTATGCTCTTTCAG gTTGGACGATATGATTTAAGATTGATTAGTCCAGATAGGAAGCAGGTTCTTCTACATAAGCAACTGAAGGACATAGCTAGCTGCGTGCAGGGCATAAAAAATCCCGAGCACTTTGGATTTATTTGCAAAGAACCAGAGTTATTCATTGGGTACGTCTTCAAATGCCAATCCGGATCAGTCGCGGATGACCTTGTTGCAG CGATTAGTCAAGCTTTTGTCGCAACCTGCGATGTGACGAGAAAGGAAAGATATCCTGTATTTTCCTGTGAGCATTGTCCTATGTACTGGTACAATAAGCTATGTCAGGAGATTGAAG GACAAAATGATAGAAAAGTGCAGAGCATTATCTTCTCGCGTATGGAATTATTGCCTGAGGATGAGCAGGAGATCGTCGTGAGCAAATATAAGGGAGCCGAAGCTGCAGGTAACACCGGCGCGAGCTCTTCGAGCCTCCGAGaacaaaatcaatttttaatgcgGCTGTTGCGTGCTCATTGCGAATCAAAACAAGCTAGACACGTACACGATACAGCTGAAAATAG GAGTGAATTTCTCAATCAATATCTAAGCGTTGGCGTTGGCAGTACGATATTCATGAAGGCGAAACGCTCTCTCACAAATAGTTTTGACAATCTTATGAAGAGAAAAGGTTCACGTGATGACTTTAGCCTTGGGCCACAATTGAGAGATTCTAATCATGTCAATACGGGGATACAAAAGAACGGTAGCCAGAGTCCAGATAACTCACGGCAATCATCTATATTGGACATTTCGCCGGAATCAAGTAGACCAAGATCACTACGTGTTTCTCCTGAACAACAGATAGTGAATAACGGACCAAAGAGTTCCATGATGGATAT CTTTTTGAAGGTTGGTAATTCACCGAAAATGTCTCCTACGGAGACCGATGGAAATAACATGATGCAAGCCAATAGTTCGTGGCGGCAAACGATATTAAACCGGGTTGTGACACCAAACAAAGATCACActaaagaaattgaaaaagttGGTGTCATGAAAAATTTGGAGACACCCGTTAAACGAGAACGGAGAACGAAACAAGAATTACGAGACTTGTGGAAGAAAGCAATCAATCAACAGTTAATACTCATCAGAATGGAAAAAGAGAACGCGAAACTTAGAG AACGTCAAGAGGAGGCAACagtaaaaagaattaaattggaATACGATGAGCTTAGTAGTTGCAAACGTGAATTGGTCGAAGTTTGGGACCTTCTCGTTAGCAAGGAATCTCGAGTCTCTACTAAATGTGATAACCAAATGCTTCTACACGCTATTAAACAAG gCGTCCCAAAGGGAAAAAGGGGTGAAGTCTGGCAATTTCTAGCCGAACAATTCTGCCTGAAGCAACCGCCTATAGACACTCAAGATTTCCCAAATTATAATACGCCCTACGAACTGCTCCTGAAACAACTCACATCTCAACAGCACGCTATTCTAATCGATCTGGGAAGGACATTCCCAAGCCATCCATACTTTAGTTCACCCTTGGGACCTGGTCAGTTGGCactctttaatttattgaagGCCTACTCTTTGTTGGATCACGAGGTCGGTTATTGTCAAGGTCTCAGCTTCGTCGCCGGAGTGCTTCTATTACAT ATGGCAGAAGATCAGGCATTCTTCTTATTACGGCATCTAATGTTTCGCCGAGGGCTTAGGAAACTGTACTTGCCAGATATGGCAGCATTACAGTTACACTTGTATCAACTTTCCAGGCTGTTACACGATCGCTTACCGGctatttataatcattttgACAAGCATGAAGTTTCACCTACTCTATATGCCGCTCCTTGGTTGTTAACTCTGTTTGCCAGTCAGTTTCCTTTAGGTTTTGTAACCAGAGTTTTTG ATTTGCTCTTCCTAGAAAGCTCCGAGGTTCTGTTCCGTGTATCGGTTGCGCTATTAGAGGAACATCAAGATCAGTTGTTATGTTGTGATAGCTTCGAAGAAATCATGGAGTATCTCAAG ACACGTGTACCAGCAGTGGATAAACAAAGCTTAGATCGCGTGATGAAACGAGTATTTTATCCTGATTTGGAGATTACGAAGCAATTGAACGAGTACAGGGTAGAATACCAAGTGCTCCAGGAGGAAATGATCTCGGTAAAGCCACAAATGGAGAATTTGGAAAAGTTCAAATTAATGAACAAGCAACTTACACAAGAAGTTGCGCAGCTTAGTGAACAACTCGAG ATTACTCTGAGCAACTTGCACAGACTTGAAACGGCACGTTCAATGCAACAAGCAAATATCCACAAACTCGAGTCTCAGAATCGTAGTCTTGAAGTAACGGTAACCACGCTAGGTGGGTTTATTCAGCAATTAGTGGATACGTGTGCCAACATCGAAGTGCCGGGCGAGGTGCGCAGGATTCTCGCGCAATTGAGTATGGTCGAGAAACGGCGGAGTGCGGGCATCAAATCGTATCCTTTGAAAGTTATCGAAGACAACAAATACGGGATGGTGAAAAGTAACTCAACTGGAAGGGAGTCTCAAACTCTTCTAAGAAACAATAGCATGACCGATACGCCGTATCCTTTGAAATCAACTCTGAGCCAACCGAACTTAGCCACAAAGCTGGAGAAGGTCTCTTCGTTTTTCTCGAATTCGCACAGTCACATACAAAAGCAACGCGCGCAATTAGCAGCTCTCAGAAACGAATACTCTCAAGCGGTAAGGGGTAACAACGATGAGAATGATCCTAAAACAGTCAACATTGACATTCAAATTACGGATACCATGAATCTGGCTAATAATCCAACTCCTCAGGATGAAAACAACTTGAAAGTTCCAGCTATTAATTTAGAGAAATCAATATCGTTACCGCTAAAGCTTAAACTGAAATCCTCCAAGTCAGCGTACGAATTAGGATCCGTGAAGAAGATTCCCACCACCAAACTCGAAGTTACGAGCAACGATACATTGACAAATCTGACAGGGACCGTGCACCCGCTCGACACTTGCAGCGACGTGAATTTCCGGTACGGCGGAACTACGAAGCTGAAGTCCATCAAACCTGTTAGATTATCCAGTTCAAGTTGTCAGGAAGAGAGCGGTAACAACAAACAAAAGTCCGATCAAAATTCCGATTCTTTAAACAGATAA
- the LOC105281215 gene encoding TBC1 domain family member 1 isoform X3 — MKEHSAAQRMERDKDLPQRSQSSAASLTSIGADISPSSSQFFEVFYVGKIKVSHPKVSESFIDDALIKFRVHGLEKTRSSTSNLLSDCQRLKRQALSSTNRRNSTTVLSGSLPLRLQESTASESGSIENVSGNSIIPSVNPLGVPPVLSGSVETFPKPTANTAESDDHDGNRTSESSVNSNITVSEVMRNRAASTGSVLGGRRDSAAKGNEDHNRTMLFQVGRYDLRLISPDRKQVLLHKQLKDIASCVQGIKNPEHFGFICKEPELFIGYVFKCQSGSVADDLVAAISQAFVATCDVTRKERYPVFSCEHCPMYWYNKLCQEIEGQNDRKVQSIIFSRMELLPEDEQEIVVSKYKGAEAAGNTGASSSSLREQNQFLMRLLRAHCESKQARHVHDTAENRSEFLNQYLSVGVGSTIFMKAKRSLTNSFDNLMKRKGSRDDFSLGPQLRDSNHVNTGIQKNGSQSPDNSRQSSILDISPESSRPRSLRVSPEQQIVNNGPKSSMMDIFLKVGNSPKMSPTETDGNNMMQANSSWRQTILNRVVTPNKDHTKEIEKVGVMKNLETPVKRERRTKQELRDLWKKAINQQLILIRMEKENAKLRERQEEATVKRIKLEYDELSSCKRELVEVWDLLVSKESRVSTKCDNQMLLHAIKQGVPKGKRGEVWQFLAEQFCLKQPPIDTQDFPNYNTPYELLLKQLTSQQHAILIDLGRTFPSHPYFSSPLGPGQLALFNLLKAYSLLDHEVGYCQGLSFVAGVLLLHMAEDQAFFLLRHLMFRRGLRKLYLPDMAALQLHLYQLSRLLHDRLPAIYNHFDKHEVSPTLYAAPWLLTLFASQFPLGFVTRVFDLLFLESSEVLFRVSVALLEEHQDQLLCCDSFEEIMEYLKTRVPAVDKQSLDRVMKRVFYPDLEITKQLNEYRVEYQVLQEEMISVKPQMENLEKFKLMNKQLTQEVAQLSEQLEITLSNLHRLETARSMQQANIHKLESQNRSLEVTVTTLGGFIQQLVDTCANIEVPGEVRRILAQLSMVEKRRSAGIKSYPLKVIEDNKYGMVKSNSTGRESQTLLRNNSMTDTPYPLKSTLSQPNLATKLEKVSSFFSNSHSHIQKQRAQLAALRNEYSQAVRGNNDENDPKTVNIDIQITDTMNLANNPTPQDENNLKVPAINLEKSISLPLKLKLKSSKSAYELGSVKKIPTTKLEVTSNDTLTNLTGTVHPLDTCSDVNFRYGGTTKLKSIKPVRLSSSSCQEESGNNKQKSDQNSDSLNR; from the exons ATGAAGGAACATTCGGCAGCCCAACGCATGGAGAGAGATAAGGACTTGCCACAGCGATCGCAAAGCAGCGCGGCTAGCTTGACATCTATAGGTGCCGACATATCTCCCAGTTCTTCCCAATTTTTTGAG GTATTTTACGTTGGCAAAATTAAAGTATCACATCCGAAAGTATCAGAATCGTTTATTGATGACGCCTTGATAAAATTTCGCGTTCATGGACTCGAGAAAACGAGATCTTCGACGAgtaatctgctgtcagattgTCAACGGTTGAAACGCCAAGCTTTGTCATCCACCAACAGAAGGAATAGTACG ACTGTTCTAAGTGGAAGTTTACCGTTACGTCTACAGGAATCTACTGCTAGTGAATCAGGCAGTATCGAAAACGTGTCAGGAAATAGTATAATTCCAAGCGTGAATCCACTTGGAGTACCGCCAGTTCTAAGCGGCTCTGTGGAAACTTTTCCAAAACCAACCGCCAATACCGCGGAAAGTGATGATCATGATGGAAACCGAACATCTGAATCTTCCGTTAATTCTAATATCACCGTATCTGAAGTCATGCGAAATCGCGCCGCGTCTACCGGCAGTGTTTTAGGCGGCAGAAGGGATTCTGCTGCTAAAGGAAATGAGGATCATAATCGTACTATGCTCTTTCAG gTTGGACGATATGATTTAAGATTGATTAGTCCAGATAGGAAGCAGGTTCTTCTACATAAGCAACTGAAGGACATAGCTAGCTGCGTGCAGGGCATAAAAAATCCCGAGCACTTTGGATTTATTTGCAAAGAACCAGAGTTATTCATTGGGTACGTCTTCAAATGCCAATCCGGATCAGTCGCGGATGACCTTGTTGCAG CGATTAGTCAAGCTTTTGTCGCAACCTGCGATGTGACGAGAAAGGAAAGATATCCTGTATTTTCCTGTGAGCATTGTCCTATGTACTGGTACAATAAGCTATGTCAGGAGATTGAAG GACAAAATGATAGAAAAGTGCAGAGCATTATCTTCTCGCGTATGGAATTATTGCCTGAGGATGAGCAGGAGATCGTCGTGAGCAAATATAAGGGAGCCGAAGCTGCAGGTAACACCGGCGCGAGCTCTTCGAGCCTCCGAGaacaaaatcaatttttaatgcgGCTGTTGCGTGCTCATTGCGAATCAAAACAAGCTAGACACGTACACGATACAGCTGAAAATAG GAGTGAATTTCTCAATCAATATCTAAGCGTTGGCGTTGGCAGTACGATATTCATGAAGGCGAAACGCTCTCTCACAAATAGTTTTGACAATCTTATGAAGAGAAAAGGTTCACGTGATGACTTTAGCCTTGGGCCACAATTGAGAGATTCTAATCATGTCAATACGGGGATACAAAAGAACGGTAGCCAGAGTCCAGATAACTCACGGCAATCATCTATATTGGACATTTCGCCGGAATCAAGTAGACCAAGATCACTACGTGTTTCTCCTGAACAACAGATAGTGAATAACGGACCAAAGAGTTCCATGATGGATAT CTTTTTGAAGGTTGGTAATTCACCGAAAATGTCTCCTACGGAGACCGATGGAAATAACATGATGCAAGCCAATAGTTCGTGGCGGCAAACGATATTAAACCGGGTTGTGACACCAAACAAAGATCACActaaagaaattgaaaaagttGGTGTCATGAAAAATTTGGAGACACCCGTTAAACGAGAACGGAGAACGAAACAAGAATTACGAGACTTGTGGAAGAAAGCAATCAATCAACAGTTAATACTCATCAGAATGGAAAAAGAGAACGCGAAACTTAGAG AACGTCAAGAGGAGGCAACagtaaaaagaattaaattggaATACGATGAGCTTAGTAGTTGCAAACGTGAATTGGTCGAAGTTTGGGACCTTCTCGTTAGCAAGGAATCTCGAGTCTCTACTAAATGTGATAACCAAATGCTTCTACACGCTATTAAACAAG gCGTCCCAAAGGGAAAAAGGGGTGAAGTCTGGCAATTTCTAGCCGAACAATTCTGCCTGAAGCAACCGCCTATAGACACTCAAGATTTCCCAAATTATAATACGCCCTACGAACTGCTCCTGAAACAACTCACATCTCAACAGCACGCTATTCTAATCGATCTGGGAAGGACATTCCCAAGCCATCCATACTTTAGTTCACCCTTGGGACCTGGTCAGTTGGCactctttaatttattgaagGCCTACTCTTTGTTGGATCACGAGGTCGGTTATTGTCAAGGTCTCAGCTTCGTCGCCGGAGTGCTTCTATTACAT ATGGCAGAAGATCAGGCATTCTTCTTATTACGGCATCTAATGTTTCGCCGAGGGCTTAGGAAACTGTACTTGCCAGATATGGCAGCATTACAGTTACACTTGTATCAACTTTCCAGGCTGTTACACGATCGCTTACCGGctatttataatcattttgACAAGCATGAAGTTTCACCTACTCTATATGCCGCTCCTTGGTTGTTAACTCTGTTTGCCAGTCAGTTTCCTTTAGGTTTTGTAACCAGAGTTTTTG ATTTGCTCTTCCTAGAAAGCTCCGAGGTTCTGTTCCGTGTATCGGTTGCGCTATTAGAGGAACATCAAGATCAGTTGTTATGTTGTGATAGCTTCGAAGAAATCATGGAGTATCTCAAG ACACGTGTACCAGCAGTGGATAAACAAAGCTTAGATCGCGTGATGAAACGAGTATTTTATCCTGATTTGGAGATTACGAAGCAATTGAACGAGTACAGGGTAGAATACCAAGTGCTCCAGGAGGAAATGATCTCGGTAAAGCCACAAATGGAGAATTTGGAAAAGTTCAAATTAATGAACAAGCAACTTACACAAGAAGTTGCGCAGCTTAGTGAACAACTCGAG ATTACTCTGAGCAACTTGCACAGACTTGAAACGGCACGTTCAATGCAACAAGCAAATATCCACAAACTCGAGTCTCAGAATCGTAGTCTTGAAGTAACGGTAACCACGCTAGGTGGGTTTATTCAGCAATTAGTGGATACGTGTGCCAACATCGAAGTGCCGGGCGAGGTGCGCAGGATTCTCGCGCAATTGAGTATGGTCGAGAAACGGCGGAGTGCGGGCATCAAATCGTATCCTTTGAAAGTTATCGAAGACAACAAATACGGGATGGTGAAAAGTAACTCAACTGGAAGGGAGTCTCAAACTCTTCTAAGAAACAATAGCATGACCGATACGCCGTATCCTTTGAAATCAACTCTGAGCCAACCGAACTTAGCCACAAAGCTGGAGAAGGTCTCTTCGTTTTTCTCGAATTCGCACAGTCACATACAAAAGCAACGCGCGCAATTAGCAGCTCTCAGAAACGAATACTCTCAAGCGGTAAGGGGTAACAACGATGAGAATGATCCTAAAACAGTCAACATTGACATTCAAATTACGGATACCATGAATCTGGCTAATAATCCAACTCCTCAGGATGAAAACAACTTGAAAGTTCCAGCTATTAATTTAGAGAAATCAATATCGTTACCGCTAAAGCTTAAACTGAAATCCTCCAAGTCAGCGTACGAATTAGGATCCGTGAAGAAGATTCCCACCACCAAACTCGAAGTTACGAGCAACGATACATTGACAAATCTGACAGGGACCGTGCACCCGCTCGACACTTGCAGCGACGTGAATTTCCGGTACGGCGGAACTACGAAGCTGAAGTCCATCAAACCTGTTAGATTATCCAGTTCAAGTTGTCAGGAAGAGAGCGGTAACAACAAACAAAAGTCCGATCAAAATTCCGATTCTTTAAACAGATAA